In the Brettanomyces nanus chromosome 1, complete sequence genome, TGGAATTCCAAGGACTGGCATATAAGGTCAACATAACTGTAGACATCGTCGACGTTAAGTTGAAGTCCATTGGCTTGCATGGCATCGAAATGGTTCTGGATTTCGACTATAGGAACTTTGGTGGGGTCTTCAAGATGCTCTTTTTTCAATTGCTGAAATCTTTGGCCATAATTGGCTCTGGTCAATATTTCGGGGTGAAAGATAGTGGCATCTGCGTTGGCATGAGGTGCTGCCGTAGAGTAATATCTCAAGCCAGTCAAGATATTGTCACTCTCTTTCGGGCCTTCGTGGTTATGATACTTGGATTTGTCCTTGGCCCAAAGAAACTCCAAGTTTAAATCTTCTCTACGATCTTTAGTAAGCATATGAATGTATATTCCATCAGACTTGGAATCTGTCATAACCCAGGAATTTTCAGAAGCCCCATAATCAAATTTAGCATACTGCGGCCCTCCTTTACCCTTCTTTCTGAGTCTCCTTTGATATTTAGCATACTCTCCATTGGTAACAAGTCCTTCTGTAGACGGAACTTGATGCAATTTATGTTTAATAAAATATGTCAACTCGGTAGATGCTTTCCGGAGATGCTTAGCACTCTTTCCCGTACCAATGACCATAAAGTTTGCAATATCCTTTGCACCCTCGTTGACCTTTCCTTCCTCATCGTCTCTAAGATCAAACACTTCTGTATCTATTATACCCAACTTTATGACAAGGAACTCCACTATATTTCGCAAAGTCTGAGGACTATTTTCAGGGAGATTGGGGATTTCAACTTTGTTTAACGGAGAAGATATCTTAGGAGATTCTTCAGGTCTCATATACCATGGAAGCTGACTATCGTCTTGACGGCATTTGATTGATGTGTGTATATGCCTGTTCAGCGAGCTTGTGGTACCAATATAACCGTGAAAAATTGTCCTGTTCGCACAAGCAAAACGTCTGATGTCCCTATGCTTTATCAATTTCCAAAATTGAATTGGCATGGTCATACTTCAGGAACACAAAGTAACTCTTTACCgtctctcttttttgattttttgattttttgattttcaactttttcttACTAAAGGCCCTGGTAGTTTAATTTTTTATCAATAATTTGATCAGGAGGAGGAGGGGGAAAGGTCCTTGATTATAAGTGTATACAACAGTTACTCATTGGATGCTCCATATGCTCATATTATGTCAAATGATATAGGTACAAGACCTAGGGGAGACAGTCACCACTTTGATCTCGCAAAGCTAAGTAAAGTGTCTCCCGTGCCCATTAAACTACAGGATAATACAGAAAATTCCGAAGTATATGATGGAAGAGGCTCAGAACAAGACCTCGTAGCACAAGAGGGAGACACAGTTTGGTGCAAAAATTCTTTCATAGGAGAACCTTCGATCATATCGGGAAACAATGGGGGGAAATATACACTCTGGACCATAGAGATGATCACATACCGTGGTACCAAGATAATTATAAGAAGGCGATATTCCGACTTCGAAAATTTAAAGGGACAGCTTGATAAGGCATATGGTGCTTCTACATATATCATGGATCTACCACCAAAGACATTTTTTTATCAGGATCGTTTTGACCctgtatttcttgaaaaaagaCGCAAAGCATTGGAATATTGGCTAAACTCGGTACTTCTTAATCCTTCCTTGGCGTCCACTCCAGAAATTAAGAAGTTTGTGTTACgcagaagatgacgaaACGGTTGTCTTTTAATGCACTTTATCTAGATTATTACTAATGTAAGGGAATTATTAATCGCTATAACGTGTTGGTCAGGGGTCACGTGTGCATCAGTAATTGTCTCGTCAATTCTCGACTATGTATTTTATCGGATTCTAGAATCAGACCCGCATTACAAATGAGGAACGatgaaaggaaaaaaaaaatcaagatAAAAAGAATAGCAGAATAGGCAGGGGCGTTTTGTTCTTTCATTTAAAAGGGTTACATTTTCCTTAAAAGACAGCTATTTCGCATCTTGCATGCATATCTCGTCTTCAGTTTCGAAAAATATCCAATTACAGTTTAAAAGAATGGTACACAATAAAGTCACTATCATCGGTTCAGGCCCTGCTGCTCACACTGCCGCTATCTATTTGGCCAGGGCAGAGATGAAACCAATTCTATACGAAGGTATGATGGCTAATGGTATTGCTCCAGGTGGACAGTTAACTACCACCACTGAAATTGAAAACTTCCCTGGTTTTCCCGAAGGACTTATGGGTTCGGACTTGATGgaaaggatgaagaagcagtcAGAGAGATTCGGTACTGAGGTTATTACTGAGACTATCTCAAAGGTTGATTTCTCCAGTCGACCTTTCAAATTGTGGACAGAATTCAACGAGGATGCCGAGCCAATCACCACAGATGCTGTTATCATTTCCACTGGAGCATCCGCCAAGAGGTTACACTTGCCGGGAGAGGAGAAGTATTGGCAACAAGGTATCTCTGCTTGTGCAGTCTGTGATGGAGCTGTGCCAATCTTCAGAAACAAGCCTTTGGCCGTTATTGGAGGAGGTGATTCTGCATGTGAAGAAGCTTTGTTTCTTACCAAGTATGGCTCAAAGGTCTTTATGCTTGTCAGAAAAGATCATATGAGAGCCTCGACCATTATGCGGAAAAGAGTGGATCACAATACCAAATTGGAAATCATATACAACACAGTCGGATTAGAAGCTAAAGGTGACGGTAAGTTCTTGACGGCTTTAGGTATCAAGAATGTTAAGACTGGTGAAACCAA is a window encoding:
- a CDS encoding uncharacterized protein (EggNog:ENOG41), whose product is MTMPIQFWKLIKHRDIRRFACANRTIFHGYIGTTSSLNRHIHTSIKCRQDDSQLPWYMRPEESPKISSPLNKVEIPNLPENSPQTLRNIVEFLVIKLGIIDTEVFDLRDDEEGKVNEGAKDIANFMVIGTGKSAKHLRKASTELTYFIKHKLHQVPSTEGLVTNGEYAKYQRRLRKKGKGGPQYAKFDYGASENSWVMTDSKSDGIYIHMLTKDRREDLNLEFLWAKDKSKYHNHEGPKESDNILTGLRYYSTAAPHANADATIFHPEILTRANYGQRFQQLKKEHLEDPTKVPIVEIQNHFDAMQANGLQLNVDDVYSYVDLICQSLEFHLGLEHETDVFNKRYHYTVYILKRYQPVFSGPRDLKKLLPLLVVSGSQFDNDQFVTLDKLSQLSDDELLRLGDEVFKYSPVVHKLYQISLKLTGKRLDVDRFQSEMDILCLTIFTNRKNWVYSKKVVENALKREDLNILTAALRLIAIKGDTTSCSEFLNLYYPLLTLYKEFDLNQDGIYVRMMLSKCDPEGSHHEEIRETL
- the TRR1 gene encoding thioredoxin-disulfide reductase produces the protein MVHNKVTIIGSGPAAHTAAIYLARAEMKPILYEGMMANGIAPGGQLTTTTEIENFPGFPEGLMGSDLMERMKKQSERFGTEVITETISKVDFSSRPFKLWTEFNEDAEPITTDAVIISTGASAKRLHLPGEEKYWQQGISACAVCDGAVPIFRNKPLAVIGGGDSACEEALFLTKYGSKVFMLVRKDHMRASTIMRKRVDHNTKLEIIYNTVGLEAKGDGKFLTALGIKNVKTGETKDLAVNGLFYAIGHNPATEVFKDQLDTDETGYIKTQPGTSLTSVPGVFAAGDVQDKKYRQAITSAGTGCMAALECEHYLSELDV